CGGGGACCGTTGTAACGGATTCTGCCAATCAGGTCCTGAATGCCCTGGAGAAAAAGAGCAAAACAGCCCATGGCGACTGACAGCGCGCAGCCATACATTAACGGCGTCAGGGAATGCAACCGGCGCATGCTGGCAAAAACCATTACGCTGGTGGAAAGTTCTTTGCCGACTCACCAGGAACTGGCCGCAACGATTCTGGACCGGTTGTTCCCTTATACCGGAAAGGCGCTACGGCTGGGGATAACCGGTGTTCCGGGGGTGGGCAAAAGTACGTTCATTGAAAATCTCGGCATGCTGCTTGTGCGTAAAGGGCTGCGCGTGGCGGTTCTGGCTGTCGATCCCAGCAGCACCCGGAGCGGCGGCAGCATCATGGCCGATAAAACGCGGATGGAAAAGCTGGCGCTGGAAGAAAAGGCTTTTATCCGGCCGTCTCCCACAGAAGGAACCCTGGGCGGGGTTGCCAGAAAGACGCGCGAGGCCCTGCTCATCTGTGAGGCTGCCGGTTTTGACGTTGTGATCGTTGAAACCGTCGGGGTCGGCCAGTCCGAAACCCGGGTCGCATCCATGGTGGATTTTTTTCTGGTCTTGATGCTGGCAGGCGCCGGGGATGAACTTCAGGGGATCAAAAAAGGGATTCTGGAGCTGGCCGACGCCATTGTCATCAACAAGGCCGACGGCGATAATATTGAAAAGGCTCGGCTGGCAAAAAAAGCGTACGAAAACGCCCTCAGCCTATTGACGCCGTCGTCGCCGTCCTGGACTCCACCGGTATTGACCTGCAGCGCATTGGCGCTGACGGGTATCGAAGCGGTATGGGATACTGTTTTAGCCCACAGGGAAAAACTGACGGCCACGGGAGAATTAGATCAAAAACGTCGTAATCAGGCCCATGACTGGATGTGGGCCCTGGTGGAAGAA
The window above is part of the Desulfobacterales bacterium genome. Proteins encoded here:
- the meaB gene encoding methylmalonyl Co-A mutase-associated GTPase MeaB gives rise to the protein MATDSAQPYINGVRECNRRMLAKTITLVESSLPTHQELAATILDRLFPYTGKALRLGITGVPGVGKSTFIENLGMLLVRKGLRVAVLAVDPSSTRSGGSIMADKTRMEKLALEEKAFIRPSPTEGTLGGVARKTREALLICEAAGFDVVIVETVGVGQSETRVASMVDFFLVLMLAGAGDELQGIKKGILELADAIVINKADGDNIEKARLAKKAYENALSLLTPSSPSWTPPVLTCSALALTGIEAVWDTVLAHREKLTATGELDQKRRNQAHDWMWALVEEGLKARFYSNREINAQVPKIKQAVESGAITPAAAANDLLLLYDKKGMR